The genomic window AATTTGATTATAGGAGCCCACCCTACATACCGGCCCTAATGGGGGCAGCATGAATCGGTAAGTATATtcattacttacccatccagattGCGCCCCCTGTCATTTGGCGTCCTAGGCCATCCCCTACCCCTGCCAAccccttgtcccggccctgcataGCACACATGCACGGTACGTACATCAAATCCTTAAGGATTTGATGATATCCCagattttatcatttccctgcaacatacagtatatatgatgtatatgtatggtggtgtccatgttgctgtgATATTCTATGATtgctgtgaccctgtcacttgaaaaaatcTTTTTACAAACCTGTAGATAGGTATAAACCTTGCTATGCatgtttttcttcaagatttaagtgtccctttaatccagggatactcacatacatgcaggagttctaccatccactgctccatcctacttgcgctcattgtgcaggtgatggatctgTGTAGCCGGCAGATGTccggctttatgactctgcaatatgtaaaggtcccccaactcccaagcataataaattaaaccaaagaacgcaaaataaagacacaaaacattgtaatcaggtgtcaaaggggcccaattttatttaaaattacatgacactgaaaatgacagccccccgactcacaaagagtcaccctccagcacttaggcgaggaaaaaccccctgtgggggaaaccttgagggagccatggctggagagttgcccctcccctgggcttagagggtaataccatactgtaaatataataaactggatgtgagggAGGTCTTGCTGCAATATctatcaccttattgatggctaggcggatgtatctcttctccttcacagatccaggtccacttttcaagaaggtggagactcgatgaaggggtaatATAAAGCAGATCACCCCTTTTcctctgctagaacctccaaattacatcaagggtagggggcagtaaagtagtcaagctcaaggtcctctggcgcatccaagatggcactgatcagggcgtggtgcattgctttatggaactttctctatgacataagcgcttgtcatcacagtgcatggttgccatggttactgcaggtaaacacatctgaagcattaacccattaatgattggtgatgcgctttactgcagaggtcagcAAACAAACtcgtgaccaagcaaacagcttatggttaggccgcactaaaagcactaaataatatggttttatttggcccatagcaaccaatcacagctcagcttttgtttctcaaattactctacTAAAATAAAAGcttaactgtgattggttgctatgcgcAACTTAGagagtctaacttgcccatagcaaccaatgaaagctcagctttaattttataagagcttgttaagatatgaaaggtgaactGTGATTTGTTgatcagactgtgttttgtctctggcaggttgataaagctgctctatTGCTGTAAAgcctatgatgatgatgactgaaaacacaagctttcccataatgctttgcagtcagtccTTCCTTTACAGCTcctaactttttggagggacacttatggttcacagacatttctatacaccaCAATTCTCAGCATTTCCAGTCACTCAGTTTAGCATCCTTTGCTAAATGGTTATATATggcagatttgttaacatgaaggagactgctgagaATCTGAtctaattgtatgtggaaagggcggccaaagagtattatcaataaagctgttgaaatgaatagacaaGGAGGGGATCCCTCCAATAAGTTCACCAATGAAAATACATGTTAAAAAGGCaacagatacagtatatgcattgtgtgaacacaatagtatacactctgaccaggatccctagtggccgaagaaaaatctcaagtcttcccatacttatcatcttctgtatgtcctgcaggaagtggtgttttttttgtgtgacacAGTGCCCACTGCtgacatttcaggaactgtccagagcaggagaggttttctgtggggattatctactgctctggatagttcctgtctcggacagaggtgtcagcagagagcactgtgtcagactaaaaagaatacaccacttcctccagggcatacagaagcttaTAAGTAATGGAAAACTGGACATTTtatatagtagtaaattacaaatctataaaactttccgaaaccagtttattttaaagagatttttgacgaagtacccctttaggtgACTGTACcaacaggcccaggctgaagcactggaggcgggccgacccacccttagtgggaggaaaccctagcccctctatgatggggttccattgattctaatggagtcacgtcatggaggggctgaagtttcttcccactaagggtgggtcgggccgcctccagtgcttcagcctgggcctggtggtacagtcactttaaggtattGCAGTGACCGTTTGTATATTTGTCTGTGTATACTGctgatatgtatatttatttaaaacatgtCTGAACTCCTGTCTCCACATGAAAGGATACGTGTTTTTTCAGAATATACAATTCCTTGTACCTGTTAAAGTTCTCATTAGTAAATAAATAGAAGAGTCCCAGTGTTAGTGCTCCCCTAAGCTTATATGCAAATAAAATTCACGGCTTTCACTTCCCACACAACTAATAAGCATCCTGACTGACTTGAAAAAAATGCCCTTAGGAAGTATAAAGTAAAAGTGCTTCTACATACTGATGGACAATTAGAGCCTTTTCTATTTAGCCTGGCCATAAACAGGTAGATGTCACACCAACATTGGGACATATGGAAATCCTCAAAGAGATCATGAGATCCAATAAGCCTCCAGACAGATCACATGGAAATATCAGCACATGGACAATCGCTTATTGATTTTTTAATTAAGTCTAGTATTTGTAAagattacacggagtgataatctgcccaatcaggccgattcagtaGATCACCATCtctgccagtcattggctgagcggcctgtcacttcagagaccggcttagAATTTCCATCGGCGGCAGAGGGCAGAAGtagaacaccagggagcgtggacaccGGGAAAGTTAATTATTTTACGCTTGatgcaaaggctgcacggacatcgctaatgatgtccatgcaacaCTTTCCGCACAATAGTTGAaatgtgtaataggccctgtaagcgagcgccaatctagcagatcgtcaCTCGCAAACTGGTAACCTCCAATTAAAAACTATTTTCCATAAAACAGTAGAACAAGTGATGATATAAAACTTTGCATAGCTCCCAACagcctaagctgtttttaacagcacctAGTGATATGACTTACAGCAAGCCCCAAGGACATAAGCTACAATGAACAGGACATCTCTCATTGACATGAATGGAAAACATTATTGAGCATAATCTATGGCCTTTTAGGAGGTCATTCTACAGGTAggtggaggctgagctgtgagatTCATTTATTAAAATCTTTATCTTCTGGTGTAATTTTTCACAGTAAAGttgtacagattactttacagcagcctccttcttatcatcacagacacaatGCGAAGCCTTGCCtaagttttaggcctagtggtgatAAAGGAAAGTGCAAGATTTAAGGCTCAGATCAGTAGACCAGTAGTCAGGCCTGGGCTTGCAACAATAATATGGAGGAAATATGGCTAtggaataaggcctttagttTGTGACACCGAGCACATTGGTCTTCTTGCACCTTGTCTTGTCAAGTTAAAAGTGCATGTTTAAaggggaaaatctttttttttttaaatcaactggtttcagaaagttatatatagatttgtaatttacgtctatttaaaaatcgtaagtcttcccatacttatcagctgctgtatgtcctgcaggaaatgttgttttcttttcagtctgataaagtgctctctgctgccacctctgttcgagacaggaactgtccagtacaatagcaaattcccatagaaaacctttttctCCTCTGGAGAGTTCCTccgggaagacttgaaattttaaatagaagtaaattacaaaccttaaGGTCAACACTTATATCTGGACAATATGCTGTGCGGCGTTCGCACAGCAGTAAAAGGTAGGCTGCTATAGATGCTATTATGAGAGACCTGTAACTCTCAAAAGTAGTAGTGAAATCTAACAGTTATAAAGAATCAAGCGCTTGTAACCTAGCCTAACCTAACCAtaactgttagggccctattccaccggacgattatcgtttgcataatcgttaacgattgacaatctcaaacgaccgctattgcgaaagacctgaaaacgttcactcatttccatggagtgataatctttacttatgatcgtatttgcgatagttttttctttgctatttcttcgctattgcgttcgtatctacttcAAACAACGTTTATTCAaagcaaacgatttgcaaacgagcaacgataggtccaggtcttataaagcaatcaacgatttctcgttcggtcgttaatcgttaactgcatttcaaccaaacgattatcgtttagattcgaatgatttaacaataatcttaacgataatcgtccggtggaatagggcccttaaattacaaatctatataattttctgacaccagttgatttgaaagaaaaagattttcgcttgataacccctttaaagtgtacctgtacttTCAAAGGAAATTTAAAAACTTGCTTGGTTTGTTAAATTTACCTTTCAGATTTTTGGAGAGTTACTGCTGTTATTGAGTTGCTGAGAGCCCACTCCATAGTGCTTGGCTAGTTCTCCTTCTCTTTATTTCAAGGGGAAAGACAAGAGCTCTGCTGTTTGCAAGCAataggtcctattacactgagcgattttttacgataaacgactaacgataaatgatcgcaaacgagattgtttatcgttaacctgaaatcgttcaccatattacacagaacgataatcgttagttacgatcattactacgatcgttattgcaatcgttactatgatcgtttattccttctgatcccagcaaaacaatgaacaatgagctattacactgaacacttagtgaaaaaacgcggaacttgagcaaacaaacgtgaaattacagcgaacggttagcgaatgattaacgataattttaattttaggttcagatctaaataaacgatcaacgacatagaacgatttttcgatcaatgcctgcaattacacagaacgattatcgtttaaattcgaacgatgtaacgatttttcgcacggtaatcgtcccgtgtaatagggcccttacacctgGACTAATTTTCCTTACTTTTCTGGTCAGTCATAGGatagcacctactcctctctgctgtccCATTATATAGTGCTGCAGAATCGTACCACTGGATACTAGTACGAATAGAATACTTCATCTGCATGTACCGTGTACTTACCTTGTGATCCCTGATATTTCCCACAGACCCCTTACTTATTAGGATTTATCTTTGCATCAGCATTCTGCATTGGATCAATTCAGTATAGGTTATGAGAATAGGTACATATGTTTAGAATTTTTTGTGTTATTCTGGCTCTGGCCAGAATAGGCCAGGAGGCCAGGGTCAGGaaagtatgatgtttttttttctattttccccctGCCACATCACTagtactggaatacccctttcatttattttttgaaaGATGTAATGTAGTAGACTAGGGAAATTAACCACCTGTGCTTTTTGGTACAATTAAATGaattgctgaaaaaaaaattttaattaatgAGAATATCGAAATACAGAGAAAGTTGTGGAAAAACCAGAAGGAAATGTTCagcaaaataagtaaaataagcAGACAGCAGGAATAATTGAGACTTTGTACATATGTTTTACATACAGTGGCATCTATCTGATACCTACTAGATTTTGGAAAATATAGGGCGGAAGGGATGGTAGATGTTTGGGAACAATGTTCCATATGTGGTGAAAGAATATTTTTGTGGGGAGATTTTATGGGAAAAGAATAAACTGTTTGATTTATTATGCTCTATAACAGACCCGCAGGCCACATCCATGCTGGATGATGCTACAtatatgcagcaggtgctgcagcctACCTGATGACATGTTCTGTTTACCAAATTTTGGAAATCAGAATTTTAGCTGCCCAGATAATGAGTCGGTTAACAGTAGTAGTTAACATTTTGAAAATGTTTAAAATTAGTATGGTATATACCTCAAGATCTCTACAGGAACACGGAGAGGAAACTGCTAAGGAGCTACTAGACATTTCTAAGGCGAAGCACCAAATATGCAGCATTATCTATCCACTTAGGGACCCCTGTTACCTTTTGGGCGCCTCTTTTCCACCCATACCTCTAGTCATGCATTAGACACTGTATATGTCACTATGAGCAGTATCTACCAATACTAATTAAGATGATCTTCAAATATTTTCTTATTCATGGAAAATCAGTGCAAATAAACGATAAATGATCCTTTGGAAACAAGCAAATCACGATGATAATTGACCTTTACCAGTACTGTtatggtcctattagacgaaacaacttttaacaattaacgactaatgataaacgatcgcaagcaagattgtttatcgttaacctgaaattgttcaccatattacacagaatgatagtcgttagttacgatttaACAAAGATCATTACTACGATTGTCTACTCTCTCTGaccccagcaaaagaaggaacaaagaTCATTACTACGATTGTCTACTCTCTCTGaccccagcaaaagaaggaacgatgtacAATTATACTTGACCATTAGTgagtgaatgtggaattacagcgaataagttacgatgattttagggtcagatctaaagcccctattacacgggcgatTCAGAAGGACAATCGACTGCcgatctgtcaggtcagcgctcacttgctcctcatttcctgctcgctgccagcgctattacatgcgccGACAGGTTAAATTGTCtgagcagcccatagaagatagcagtggtctgctgctgctcttATTACGTGGAGCAATGGCAGCGGATCTTTGCCAGGCTGATTGTTTATGTTTCAGTCTGTTGAAAGCCAacgatgatcattgtcttctattacacaaagcgattattagcCGTAATGTTGGCttaatacggacgataatcacttcgtgtaatagggccttaaatcaatgatcaacgacacacaaacgatttttgcctgcaattacacaagacaattatcatttaaattcgaagaaaaaaacaattttccacacgataatcatcccatgtaatagggccctaagctaagGCTACATGGACACTGCTTTTTTTGTTTCCGTTAAAAGGATAAAAACTGATGCAAATCCAGATGGTAAAAAGATATACTGCTGCATGCCATTACATTATAAGATTGAAATAGgtcatacatacacataaatgTGGTTGAACATGttgtttctgtatgttaaaatgaAAGAACTGAAatacaaaaatgcagtgtgaacctagccttaccagctATTGGAAATGTAATAGACTGGAGGAAGTAGTTAGCCCGAAAACTAGTTTTATCATAAAACTTGCAGATGACATATTTGCTTTTAGTCATACATTTTGTGTTAAGTGGatttatactccctatatatagacTTTTTTCAATACAAGCCTATTGCCTTACCAGAACTTCTAAATCAAGGAAGCATAACTTTAAGTTTCATTCATATTTTGAAGACCTTTTTCATTGCTCTTATTCCTGGAGGTCTCCTTTTAAGTGAACATTACTAGTTGTATTCTGTCAAAGTACCTAAGCCacaatatatttttctttctgaCTTTTTCGCTGGGAACACATCTCATAGTTGACCGATAAAGACACTTGAAGTAAGAAAGTTAGCAGTTGTCATATACGTAATAATTGTTCTCGCCACACATAAGGAGTTCGCTGTAGCATCAATTAGTGACATAAGGAGACAAAATTCACACTTTTGCAAATGGGGCTCACTTTCCCAGAGACCCCCTGCATCTGACTCATTCAAAAGGCTGATGATTCTGACACATCCCTAGTCCTGGGAAGAAGACTCTTCACACCTCTGGGCTCAGTATATAAACCAGGGAAGCTCAGTGTCTTCAGTATTTGGACTGACTGTCAAGAAGCACACAGCTTTGGAGAAAGGAACTGTAGGACAATCCTTGACTATATGATGCCTCAAGACTGCTCCTTTCTCCCTGACTGGGTCTATCCTTCTTCAGGCTCACAATCTCCAACATCTTCCTCTGAGTCCTACATTTTGTCACCCGGCTATCCACAACCATCCTTGAATACCGAGACTATTAGAAACTATCTTCAGGATCCAGGGATGAACATGGCTTGTCATCAGGCTGAGAAGTCTCCTGTGACATCGAAGAGAACAAGATGCAAGATGATGGGCCCTCAAAGACAAAATGCCAGTGAAAGGGAGAAGATGAGAATGAGGAATCTCTCCAAGGCTCTCAATAACCTGAGAAGATACCTACCACCCTCAGTGGTACCAGCAGGCCGGAACCTAACTAAAATCGAGACCTTGAGACTGACAATAAGCTATATTTCCCATTTGTCACAGTTACTTGGTTTGAATGAAGAGACCATGGGCCAGAAAAAAGAAACTCAGCCTGAAGTGAATGTTGTATGTCCAAAAATTCCTGAAGGATACCAAGAAGTGACATGTCGGCACCATCAACAGAACCAACAGCCGTCCCAAAGTCCTATCTGTAATGAACTCTCTTACCAATGCAACAACTTCCGAATTTCTTCTACACAATATAACACCAGGCAACAAGAAGAACAATGGATCTCATCATCGGTCCATCATAGGAGAAATAATCCTGCCACCGACTACAGCCTGACATCTCCATATACTTCAAGGTTCACGCACACATTATACCAGGTAAAAAGCTTTCTGTTCATTATATCTATAGTGAATACTGTTATTCACACTGGATTATAATTAATGTGAATATGAATTAATATAATTACTATGATAATATATTTGAATTAATATAAATGTATGCTTTAGGTGTTTTATTGGTTAAGTAGGTTATAAAATTGTatgaatatagggggagattgatcaaactggtgtaaagtagaagtgtctcagttgcccctagcaaccaatcagattccacttttctttcctcacaaattctttgaagaatgaaaggtggaatctgattggttactaggggcaactaagacaattctactttacaccagtttgataaatctccctgataGTGTAAAATTAACAGTGAatagtgtaaagcccctattacacagggcgatggggAGGAGCATACGAGCGCTGTCTAATGGCTGCTTGCTTCTTGTTCCCCACTCgttgccggtgctattacatgtgtcagcagcaagcggggggccgcagggagaatgtgttgaaagacaacaacagacaacaatcagctgaaattgttcatgtcggctgatcgttgtcttcttttacacaagacgattatcatcTGTAACAGCAGAtgttgctctctgttgcctcctctgtccatgtcaggaactgtccagagaaggagcaaatccccatagaaaacctctcctgctctccagactggaaataataccccacttcctactgggcatacagcagctgataagtactgaaaggcttgagattttttaatagaagtaaatttcaaatctctggcacttcatggcagcagttgatttgaaagaattttttttttgtgcactacccctttaaggctctgcgCACAATGCAGTCTTGGCTTCTGTTCATAATGGGGACCTGACAGGTATAAGAGATGTATTCTTAAATGGATCCCAGTAAATTCTGATAACATTTCATGATTTAAATGGGGTCCATCGGGTTCCTCTCATAGTTCTGTTGTGGTTGGTGGAAAGAGAGGCACTGCAGCCTATATTATTCTTATAATTAAAAACACCAGAACTCCATTGGGACAGAACGCAGCGCCAGTGTGAGCAGAGACCATACTTCTTGTATTTCATCtactaaattaaatttttttacaatgACACTCTTGAATATCTTGAAATAACTTACTTGATTACTTTCCTAATGTAGGTTACAGATGATCCAGCAGCGAACCTACACCCATCACATCTCCCCTACCTAAgagaaaatgacagctgtctGAGGAGTACTGACCCACATTTCACCTTCATCAATGGTTTGCAGGCATCTTGATAAAAGTATATTCCTAAATCCTACCTTGAAATGACTATTATAAAAGAACATTACAAAGACAAGACCAGTTCTTGAAATTGACTATTATGGGATTTGGAAAAGCTGTTCAGCAATCATTTTCTTGTATTATCTGTACAGTTTGATAGGGCTTAGTACAGTAGTGGACATAACTAAATATATGTATCTCCAGACTATAACAGATACTTGCTCATGTTTTTTCATTCATTGGTTAGGTTTTTCATTAAtattttcttaaagtgtaccagtcattaaaaatatattttgacaACTCATTAGGCATGTCAAAATGTATTGATCACAGGGGATCTAACCCactccccagctgtatctcctgattggctaaaattctttcaaatcaactggtgccagaaagtgccagagattagaattttttttcagccctacataaagtggtattctttccagtatggaaAACAGTAGAGGTTtcctataggaatttgctactgcttttgggggttcctgacatggacagaggtgtcagcagagagcattgtgtcagactggaaagaatacaccactgcatgcaggacatacagctgctgataagtactggaatacaatattttttaaatagaagtaaattaaaaatctctgtcactttgtggcaccagttgatttgaaagaaaaaaaaatgatgaacaacccctttaaagcattaatgtcttaaaaaaaaacttttaatatgtcatgGAAACTTGTCAAATGTTTTGTTCAGTCCTGGTTTTGAAGTTCAGACCCCCAACAATTGCTAGATAGAACTGGGAAAGCATGTGGCTTTATTCCCTGGCTTGCTGCTCTACCTATCTCATTGCAGGgtacaggctccatagacttctcccagctctatctagTGATCAGTGAAAGTCTATAGTCACCATCTTTAGTGTATTGTTTACAACTGACAGATTTGTGGCAGAAATCTGAATTGGGCTTTTATTTGGGATTTATTTCTGCCATAAATCTACTGTGGTGAATATAACTTCCAGCAGTGCTGCAGGAAAATGATATCCCCATTGCCGCCCTGCAGATGAAAAGACAGACCTGTATATACATTTGCATATGCTGTATCATTGCTGACAATACTTATTGTTTCTTGTGGTGAGTAAGTGATGTGAGAAGTTGCCTTGTGTCACAAATACATATGTATTTgtttctatatatttatatttgtgtgtgttatatatattgggatatttatttgtataataagAATTTTTGAAAATAAACACATTTGAAAAAAACATTGGGGTGTCCTTATATATTTATGATTAAGATACCCATTTCCCATATATCTCATTATTCGCTTTGTTCATTAGATACTTATTtgcctattaaaggagttatccaggtttgggaaaacatggccgctttcttctagaaacaacacaactcctgtcctcagtttaggtgtgggttttgcagctcagtaaaTGGCgctgaattttaataccacacataccctaaggccatgttcacacacactgtatttttacaataaacaatggccgtcattGCAGGTTTCAACAACGGAcgctgtttattgacagtgtgcaATTACATTAGAGTGTATAGAAAGGCTGTAGTGTATACGCACTGTATGCACTATGGCCagtgttctctgcggccgcacaaaataactgacaggtctattaggtgtggccgctattcagtaaacagTGGCCGTACAAGATAGCCCGTGTAAAGGTCCCCGAATGTGTTCGCATTCtaattcaaataaagtgatgtaGTATCGGCCGAGTGAACATCTCTGACATTGTCCGTTGTTTGACCTGGCCAAGTCAAACAACAGCCAATGTTTATACAatttgtgaacatggtctaaagcAGTGATATTCAACCAGtgtggtcgggtgtgccgcggggaaagttccctaaactatggtgcccctgtgttttgttccctggcaatgcgcagcgatcagtggcggagcagcgcaccacgctcctagtctccgctgattggaggagcacgtccggaccctacgggcggccagtaggtgaggcggataGCAGCAGAGACCAtttcggaggaggtgaggaggaagggggggggagaaacctggggatgggggagagaaacagcggagagaagcaggggggagagaagtttggtggagagaagcagggcggagagaagtatggtggagagaagcacaggagagaagcatgggggagagaagcatgggggagagaagcaggggggagaagtatggtggagagaagcacaggagagaagcatgggggagagaagcatgggggagagaagcacaggagagaagcaggggggagaagtatggtggagagaagcacaggagagaagcatgggggagagaagcaggggggagaagtatggtggagagaagcacaggagagaagcaggggggagaagtatggtggagagaagcacaggagagaagcacaggggggagaagaaaacaggcccaggtttcacactgagtgagtataaatacatttagaatctatattattaactatatgtataatatgtactgttttagtgtcattttgtgccattttggttggtggtgtgccccgggattttttaagtataaaaagtgtgccgcagctcaaaaaaggttgaaaatcaatGGTCTAaaggacagggatggtgctgtgctttttctaatcctggataacccctttaatattattttCCATTTTGGAGGTACTTTCTGTATATGGTCAGATGAGTGAAATTGATTGTATTTCTGTGTCTATATTATAGCCACCAGTCCAGGCCTAATGACAATCATGCTGTCAGTTTGGTTTG from Dendropsophus ebraccatus isolate aDenEbr1 chromosome 1, aDenEbr1.pat, whole genome shotgun sequence includes these protein-coding regions:
- the LOC138783702 gene encoding mesoderm posterior protein 2-like — translated: MMPQDCSFLPDWVYPSSGSQSPTSSSESYILSPGYPQPSLNTETIRNYLQDPGMNMACHQAEKSPVTSKRTRCKMMGPQRQNASEREKMRMRNLSKALNNLRRYLPPSVVPAGRNLTKIETLRLTISYISHLSQLLGLNEETMGQKKETQPEVNVVCPKIPEGYQEVTCRHHQQNQQPSQSPICNELSYQCNNFRISSTQYNTRQQEEQWISSSVHHRRNNPATDYSLTSPYTSRFTHTLYQVTDDPAANLHPSHLPYLRENDSCLRSTDPHFTFINGLQAS